From Pelosinus fermentans DSM 17108, the proteins below share one genomic window:
- a CDS encoding cbb3-type cytochrome c oxidase subunit I translates to MFRSQHLSYKYALFAYFLFGLQGLVASGGAIDLLFPDLGNPIPFASGRAFHLNVSIYWPLIGMIGAMYFFFCQEAEREFYSLKLITINFWMLAGTLGLILGSLLLGFNEGREYLEAIWPLKLATAACTILLCFNLLTTYLASDMPRSRATLISMVTGSVTLIIFYVPNIVSYAHPTVDEIAKFMVVHIWEEMSLELIGTGVLAALLIQVTKVKRQAVETAIYLDITFAVLAGIIATGHHYYWIGVPSYWLWLGGTFSAMQVLPAIVLLYTTVKSITFKGIFDLSYRDKITMFLIGSSMFYHIFGAGFLGFLMAYPPLNRYVHGTYITSAHSHLALFGVFGFLVLAVCFHILFTEIMLGKKMYRWCWGAIISLNAGLLTMGLGLLIAGGLQVYFWRVIGLSIGETNEFIRPYLFIRAFGGFLYAIGSLTLTFVVIKSIWPKIQVIFQSEGRLSIVKCDDLHRMHGLVEELLQEEKKIEPLLKRIQVLYQRLLLFDKEK, encoded by the coding sequence TTGTTTCGATCTCAGCACCTGAGTTATAAATATGCTTTATTTGCCTACTTCCTCTTTGGTCTTCAAGGGTTGGTAGCATCGGGCGGAGCAATTGATCTTCTCTTTCCTGATCTTGGCAATCCGATTCCCTTTGCATCCGGAAGAGCTTTTCATTTGAATGTGAGTATCTATTGGCCGTTGATTGGAATGATTGGCGCCATGTATTTCTTTTTTTGCCAAGAAGCGGAGCGGGAATTTTACAGTTTGAAACTAATTACCATTAACTTTTGGATGCTGGCTGGCACGCTAGGCCTAATATTAGGATCGTTATTGCTTGGTTTCAATGAAGGGAGAGAATATCTAGAGGCAATCTGGCCCTTGAAACTAGCAACGGCAGCTTGTACGATTCTGCTGTGCTTTAATTTGCTTACGACCTATCTGGCTTCCGATATGCCTAGGAGTAGGGCAACATTAATTAGCATGGTAACAGGAAGTGTCACATTAATCATTTTTTACGTGCCGAATATCGTATCCTATGCTCACCCGACAGTTGATGAAATCGCTAAATTTATGGTGGTACATATATGGGAAGAAATGTCTTTGGAGCTTATCGGCACGGGGGTATTGGCTGCCTTGCTGATTCAGGTGACAAAGGTTAAGCGACAGGCTGTAGAAACAGCTATATATTTAGACATTACATTCGCGGTCTTAGCTGGGATTATAGCAACAGGACATCATTATTATTGGATCGGGGTACCATCATATTGGCTTTGGCTGGGCGGCACTTTTAGCGCAATGCAAGTACTGCCCGCGATTGTACTATTGTATACGACGGTAAAATCGATAACATTCAAGGGTATTTTTGATTTGTCCTATCGGGATAAAATAACGATGTTTCTCATCGGCTCCAGTATGTTCTACCATATATTCGGTGCTGGATTTTTAGGGTTTCTCATGGCTTATCCACCATTAAACCGATATGTACATGGGACCTATATTACGTCTGCTCATTCCCACCTTGCATTATTTGGTGTATTTGGTTTTTTAGTGTTAGCAGTTTGCTTTCACATCCTATTTACAGAAATCATGCTTGGCAAGAAAATGTATCGCTGGTGTTGGGGTGCAATCATTTCTTTAAATGCCGGATTATTAACGATGGGGCTTGGGTTATTAATCGCTGGCGGACTACAAGTTTATTTCTGGCGCGTGATTGGGCTCAGTATTGGAGAAACAAATGAATTCATTAGACCCTATCTTTTTATTAGGGCATTTGGCGGTTTTTTATACGCCATAGGAAGCTTAACGTTAACCTTCGTTGTCATAAAAAGCATATGGCCGAAGATACAGGTAATCTTTCAAAGTGAAGGGCGACTTTCTATCGTAAAGTGTGATGATTTGCACCGTATGCATGGGTTAGTGGAAGAGTTACTGCAAGAGGAAAAAAAAATAGAGCCGCTGCTGAAGAGAATTCAAGTTCTTTACCAGAGGCTGCTTCTCTTTGATAAAGAAAAATAA
- a CDS encoding bifunctional 4-hydroxy-2-oxoglutarate aldolase/2-dehydro-3-deoxy-phosphogluconate aldolase has product MSIEIADFIQKHKVITICRRLYGQDLLNLVRALHQGGMNMVEVTFDQSDPDCINKTAEAIRMLVENFGSSMKIGAGTVLTKEQVRATKDAGGSYIISPNVDVEIIKYTKELGLVSIPGAMTPSEILTAHNNGADFVKLFPAGNLGFDYIKNIMAPISHVKLIATGGVTEEILPEYLKLGFAGAGIGGRLTDRKLITTGEFETFTERAKGFSKVVMEY; this is encoded by the coding sequence ATGAGTATAGAAATTGCAGATTTTATTCAAAAACATAAGGTAATTACGATATGTCGTAGACTTTATGGACAGGATTTGCTTAATTTAGTCAGGGCATTGCATCAAGGTGGAATGAACATGGTCGAAGTGACCTTTGACCAAAGTGATCCGGACTGCATTAACAAGACTGCTGAGGCGATCCGTATGTTAGTTGAAAATTTCGGAAGCTCTATGAAAATCGGTGCAGGAACGGTTCTTACAAAAGAGCAGGTAAGAGCGACAAAAGATGCAGGAGGAAGTTATATTATTTCTCCAAATGTTGATGTGGAGATTATAAAATACACAAAGGAATTAGGACTTGTTTCAATTCCTGGAGCAATGACACCATCAGAAATCTTAACAGCGCATAACAACGGAGCTGATTTTGTAAAACTGTTTCCAGCAGGAAACCTTGGATTTGATTACATAAAAAACATTATGGCTCCTATCAGCCATGTGAAGCTTATTGCTACAGGAGGAGTTACGGAAGAAATACTCCCAGAGTATTTAAAACTTGGTTTTGCAGGTGCCGGGATAGGTGGAAGGCTTACAGATCGAAAACTTATCACCACAGGAGAGTTTGAAACATTTACAGAACGGGCTAAAGGATTTTCAAAAGTAGTAATGGAGTATTAA
- a CDS encoding AAA family ATPase: protein MDKLSTEHYLRSIKLLRDQVESFDQYPFSLPIFRDLDELKFHPQVTFIVGENGTGKSTLLEAIAIAWGFNPEGGTRNFNFSTRNSHSQLHECIRLIRGIRKPKNEFFLRAETFYNLATQIDELQVSHFYGGKSLHEQSHGEAFFATFMNKFKGKGLYLLDEPEAALSPMRQMAMILRMHDLADQQSQFIIATHSPIIMGYPGATILQITNNKIEAIAYEETEHYIIMKEFINNRKKMLDVLME, encoded by the coding sequence ATGGATAAATTAAGCACAGAACATTATTTGCGTTCCATAAAATTATTGCGAGATCAAGTTGAAAGCTTCGATCAATATCCCTTTTCCTTGCCAATTTTCCGTGATTTAGATGAGTTGAAATTTCATCCACAAGTGACATTTATTGTGGGGGAAAACGGTACGGGAAAATCTACACTGCTAGAGGCAATTGCGATTGCCTGGGGGTTTAATCCTGAGGGCGGAACTCGCAACTTTAATTTTTCTACGAGAAATTCCCATTCTCAGTTACATGAATGCATTCGTTTAATTCGAGGTATAAGAAAACCTAAGAATGAATTTTTCTTACGTGCCGAAACCTTTTATAATCTGGCAACGCAAATTGATGAGCTTCAAGTGAGTCATTTCTACGGAGGAAAGTCATTGCATGAACAATCTCATGGGGAAGCTTTCTTTGCGACTTTCATGAATAAATTTAAAGGTAAAGGACTATACCTATTGGATGAGCCAGAAGCTGCCTTATCTCCCATGAGGCAAATGGCTATGATTTTAAGAATGCATGACTTGGCGGATCAACAATCCCAATTTATTATTGCAACTCATTCGCCTATCATAATGGGGTATCCGGGTGCAACGATTTTACAAATAACAAATAATAAGATTGAAGCGATTGCATATGAAGAAACAGAGCATTATATCATAATGAAAGAATTTATAAATAATCGTAAGAAAATGTTAGACGTATTGATGGAATGA
- a CDS encoding gamma-glutamyl-gamma-aminobutyrate hydrolase family protein — protein MIKKPIIGILVSILFLEDGLFSGMKKAAVSHDYVQAIVSAGGVPLLLPAIDDEESIKAQLKQVDGLLLSGGYDINPLLYGEEPLRELDTIFPEMDDHHIRSANIAAALGKPILGICRGLQVLNVAFGGTLYQDIAAQCSSKCLKHFQKGERHVPTHTVELTQNTVLSQIFPKDSIVTNSFHHQSVKEIAPGFIVNARAKDGIVEGIEKREGSFIVGVQWHPEMMITQSPDMLPLFRAFVEAAKKTVVVSSFEK, from the coding sequence GTGATTAAGAAACCCATTATAGGTATACTGGTTTCTATACTTTTTCTTGAGGATGGTTTGTTTTCAGGAATGAAGAAAGCAGCAGTGAGTCATGATTATGTACAGGCAATTGTATCGGCTGGAGGAGTACCGCTTCTATTGCCAGCTATTGATGATGAAGAAAGTATTAAAGCGCAGTTAAAGCAGGTAGATGGCTTATTATTATCAGGTGGATACGACATCAATCCGTTGCTATATGGTGAAGAACCATTGCGAGAATTAGATACAATCTTTCCGGAGATGGATGATCACCATATACGAAGTGCTAACATTGCAGCTGCATTGGGAAAGCCCATATTAGGAATTTGCCGCGGTTTACAAGTTCTCAACGTAGCTTTTGGCGGCACATTGTATCAAGATATAGCAGCTCAATGTTCCAGCAAGTGTTTAAAGCATTTTCAAAAGGGAGAAAGACATGTGCCTACTCATACGGTAGAATTGACTCAAAATACGGTATTGTCTCAAATTTTTCCGAAAGATTCCATTGTGACAAACAGCTTTCATCATCAGTCTGTTAAGGAAATCGCACCGGGATTTATTGTGAATGCCAGAGCAAAAGATGGTATAGTTGAAGGAATTGAGAAAAGGGAAGGAAGCTTTATTGTAGGGGTTCAGTGGCATCCGGAAATGATGATTACCCAGTCTCCTGATATGTTGCCTCTTTTCAGAGCTTTCGTCGAAGCGGCAAAGAAAACAGTTGTTGTATCTAGCTTCGAGAAATAA
- a CDS encoding PTS system mannose/fructose/sorbose family transporter subunit IID, translating to MSEQEKMEQNLLKKSDVVKSFWLWMFFYVSNYNYERLMANGFVHALSPVLKKLYGHDKEEMKAALQRHLAFFNTEPHFGSIIGGMTIALEEQRAKGKPISDQMINGLKTGLMGPLAGIGDTLWQGTLTPILLSFALSISAQGNLIGVGLYMILMPLIMFTIAYNLWMKGYFLGREGLQKLMAGNMIQKVMTVAQTMGGIVLGGLTASFVTLSSPVSFHLGESVLKLQADVLDKLLLGLLPLVMTLFTLHLLNRKMKSTTVLCIIAGISGIGAALGIF from the coding sequence ATGTCTGAGCAAGAAAAAATGGAACAAAATTTGCTTAAGAAGAGTGATGTAGTAAAATCCTTTTGGCTCTGGATGTTTTTCTACGTTTCCAATTACAACTATGAACGATTGATGGCAAATGGCTTTGTTCATGCATTATCGCCAGTTTTAAAAAAATTGTATGGACATGACAAAGAAGAGATGAAAGCAGCATTGCAGCGTCACTTGGCATTTTTTAATACAGAACCACATTTTGGCAGCATCATCGGTGGTATGACGATTGCACTGGAAGAACAACGAGCGAAAGGTAAGCCCATTAGCGATCAGATGATCAATGGTTTAAAAACAGGTTTAATGGGACCTCTTGCCGGTATCGGAGATACGTTATGGCAGGGTACATTGACACCGATTCTCTTGTCCTTTGCCTTGAGTATCTCTGCTCAGGGAAATTTGATAGGCGTAGGTTTATATATGATTCTAATGCCGTTGATCATGTTCACGATTGCATATAACTTATGGATGAAAGGGTATTTCCTCGGGCGTGAAGGTCTGCAAAAACTCATGGCAGGAAATATGATTCAAAAAGTAATGACAGTAGCGCAAACGATGGGGGGGATCGTATTAGGCGGCCTTACAGCAAGCTTTGTTACATTGTCTTCTCCTGTTTCCTTTCACTTAGGTGAATCTGTATTGAAACTGCAGGCGGATGTTTTGGATAAATTGCTATTAGGCTTATTACCACTGGTAATGACATTATTTACGCTTCACTTATTGAACAGGAAAATGAAGTCAACAACAGTATTATGCATAATTGCTGGTATTTCAGGTATAGGTGCAGCGTTAGGAATTTTCTAA
- a CDS encoding PTS sugar transporter subunit IIC produces the protein MSIDIFQAILIGVVYYLGFNGTPWLTNLGATIANRPLIAGTLVGFILGDPVTGCIIGAAINLPYLAYISAGGTVPMDPGLAGTMGTALAMAAGATPQVAVSLAVPIGLLGTMLFTLRMTVDIAFVHMADKAAAEGNYKKVNFFNVVPSQLFLAFITIVPVTLGVYYGADIMTMIIQSLSGTPLHVLTVIGGVLPALGIAMNLRAIVNKYIILFFLIGFILQVYFHVPIITISIIGFIIAILYTELSMKDQGAR, from the coding sequence ATGTCCATAGATATTTTTCAGGCCATATTAATTGGCGTGGTATACTATTTGGGTTTTAACGGAACTCCATGGTTGACCAATTTAGGGGCAACCATTGCAAACAGACCTTTAATTGCCGGGACCTTAGTCGGATTTATTCTCGGAGATCCAGTTACCGGATGCATTATTGGTGCGGCTATTAACTTACCTTATCTGGCTTATATTTCTGCAGGAGGTACTGTTCCGATGGATCCGGGTCTAGCTGGAACGATGGGAACGGCGCTGGCCATGGCAGCGGGAGCAACACCTCAGGTAGCTGTATCACTGGCAGTACCAATCGGATTATTAGGGACGATGCTATTTACGTTGAGAATGACGGTAGATATCGCATTTGTTCATATGGCAGACAAGGCTGCAGCAGAAGGTAATTACAAGAAAGTTAACTTCTTTAATGTTGTACCATCGCAATTATTCCTGGCATTTATAACGATTGTGCCTGTAACACTAGGTGTATATTATGGCGCCGATATCATGACGATGATTATTCAATCACTCAGCGGAACACCGCTCCACGTACTCACTGTTATTGGCGGTGTATTGCCAGCATTGGGGATTGCAATGAACCTAAGAGCAATCGTCAATAAGTACATCATCTTATTCTTTCTGATTGGTTTCATCTTACAGGTATATTTCCATGTTCCAATTATTACGATTTCCATTATTGGATTTATCATTGCAATACTTTATACAGAACTTTCAATGAAAGATCAGGGGGCGAGATAA
- a CDS encoding pyridoxamine 5'-phosphate oxidase family protein codes for MRSIRDINKQITHDEAMEMLGQGEYGVLSTMNKDGYPYGLPLHYIMLDDAIYLHCDLEGHILDNLSYNDKVCFTVVGYTQVLPSSFTANYESVIVFGKGTLVEGTEKINMLKALVRKFSPEYYDKGLKVIDAFKDKCSVIRIDVEHITGKKRR; via the coding sequence ATGAGAAGTATTCGGGATATTAACAAACAGATCACTCATGATGAGGCGATGGAGATGCTGGGACAAGGCGAATATGGAGTGCTCTCCACAATGAATAAAGATGGATATCCTTATGGATTGCCATTACATTATATTATGTTAGATGATGCTATTTATCTGCATTGTGACTTGGAAGGGCATATACTGGACAATCTTTCTTACAATGATAAAGTGTGCTTTACTGTTGTTGGATATACACAAGTGCTGCCTAGTTCCTTTACTGCAAACTATGAAAGTGTTATCGTTTTTGGAAAAGGGACTTTGGTAGAAGGAACGGAAAAAATCAATATGTTAAAGGCATTAGTGAGAAAATTTAGTCCTGAATATTATGATAAAGGGTTGAAAGTAATTGATGCTTTTAAAGATAAATGTTCAGTGATACGTATTGATGTAGAACATATTACAGGTAAGAAGCGAAGATAA
- a CDS encoding winged helix-turn-helix transcriptional regulator has protein sequence MNIKVCPIEEAINLIGHKWKVLIIRNLLTTDHQRFGCLQKGINGISQKMLTQQLRQLENDELISRKVFAEVPPKVEYSLTDLGRSLQPILESISTWGKGYLETKGTDSKDFIDD, from the coding sequence TTGAATATTAAAGTCTGTCCTATCGAAGAAGCAATCAATTTAATAGGACATAAATGGAAAGTCCTTATTATAAGAAACTTACTAACTACAGATCATCAACGCTTTGGCTGCCTTCAGAAAGGAATAAACGGAATCAGTCAAAAAATGCTTACACAGCAGCTTCGGCAGCTAGAAAACGATGAGCTGATTTCCCGCAAGGTCTTTGCTGAAGTTCCCCCCAAAGTTGAATATTCTTTGACCGATCTTGGAAGAAGTCTTCAGCCAATCTTAGAATCCATAAGTACTTGGGGAAAAGGATATTTAGAAACCAAAGGAACGGATTCGAAAGATTTTATTGATGACTAA
- a CDS encoding c-type cytochrome, which produces MFSKESAMQLPLKIFLATVVLSLALFFFVIYDSMAGNNLQNVPSEAVKGKMVFQKRACIECHTVFGNGGYYGGDLTKAYEKFGSNGLREYLTQPPLLSGAKKKRHIYLSNEEAEEITAYFRFLQSIPNMDWPPRPVYDKKEEPGVK; this is translated from the coding sequence ATGTTTAGTAAGGAGTCGGCGATGCAGCTTCCCTTGAAAATCTTTTTAGCAACCGTAGTTCTTTCCCTGGCGTTATTCTTTTTTGTTATATATGACTCGATGGCAGGTAATAATTTGCAAAATGTACCTTCTGAGGCAGTCAAAGGTAAAATGGTATTTCAGAAAAGAGCTTGTATTGAATGTCATACCGTATTTGGTAACGGGGGATATTACGGAGGCGATCTTACTAAGGCATATGAAAAGTTTGGAAGCAATGGATTAAGAGAATATTTAACCCAGCCTCCATTGCTTAGTGGAGCAAAGAAAAAACGGCATATTTACTTGAGTAATGAAGAAGCAGAGGAAATTACTGCATATTTTCGTTTCCTGCAGTCAATTCCTAATATGGATTGGCCGCCAAGACCTGTATATGATAAAAAAGAGGAACCTGGAGTAAAGTAA
- a CDS encoding L,D-transpeptidase family protein, whose translation MNIRKMYLPYSLAEMNLSRGIRQPILGQIQHLLKIKGFYQGIEQNTYTDEIGGAILQFQKSEKLVPTGSLDPITYCRLYGADIVEINPIKDNRYRADLTLARGRILIHKPTRQLTLFNGNNQLRSYPVAIGKPSTPTPEGDYAIATKILNPGGMLGTRWMGLNFDPNYGIHGNRAPWSIGQLVSLGCVRMHNHHAEELFAMVRVGTPVMIR comes from the coding sequence ATGAATATTAGAAAAATGTATTTACCATATTCATTGGCCGAAATGAATCTTTCAAGGGGAATCAGACAGCCTATACTAGGGCAGATTCAGCACCTTCTCAAAATAAAGGGCTTCTATCAAGGTATTGAGCAAAATACCTACACTGATGAAATAGGCGGGGCCATTTTGCAGTTTCAAAAATCAGAGAAGTTGGTCCCAACAGGCAGTTTAGATCCAATCACTTATTGTCGTTTATATGGTGCTGATATTGTAGAAATAAACCCAATAAAAGATAATCGCTACAGAGCCGACCTGACCTTGGCACGAGGTCGGATTTTAATTCACAAACCAACTCGTCAGCTTACCTTGTTTAACGGAAATAATCAATTACGCAGCTATCCGGTGGCTATCGGCAAACCGTCAACACCTACACCGGAAGGAGATTATGCGATTGCTACTAAGATTTTAAATCCTGGAGGTATGTTGGGGACACGTTGGATGGGACTGAATTTTGATCCTAATTATGGCATACATGGCAACCGTGCTCCCTGGTCAATCGGTCAATTGGTCTCTCTAGGCTGTGTTCGTATGCATAACCATCATGCTGAAGAATTATTTGCAATGGTCAGAGTCGGTACACCGGTGATGATTCGATAA
- a CDS encoding serine dehydratase subunit alpha family protein: protein MKNASLKSVNPLWLRFINIVKKEVVPALGCTEPISLALAAAIAAQRLGKPVEKIKAKVSANLMKNGMGVTVPGTCTTGLFIAAAVGAIGGDPEGKLEVLKHLTAAQVEESKLMIAQGRVQITIADVPQILYSEAKVIHGEEWVTVSIADSHTQVIRIEECGKVVFQIEPEVCNADDKEDEYSIAGVKARDVFDFATQAPLEMIDFIREAAILNSSLSQEGMNGNYGLRIGATMEHHRNQGLLSDGLLTQILMRTTAASDARMGGAALPAMTNSGSGNQGISATMPVVVVAEHVKANEETLTRALMLSHMMAIYIHDKLPKLSALCAVTTASMGSAAGMAWLLKGDFKTVSMAISNMIGDVAGLICDGASNSCAMKVSTSVMSGYKAVLMALEGIRVTENEGIVAEDVDQSIANLGQLACQGMVQTDGQILQIMLNKQ, encoded by the coding sequence ATGAAGAATGCATCTTTGAAATCGGTGAACCCCTTGTGGCTGAGATTCATCAACATTGTAAAAAAAGAAGTAGTACCTGCTTTAGGCTGTACGGAGCCGATTTCTTTAGCATTGGCAGCTGCTATTGCAGCCCAGAGACTAGGGAAACCGGTTGAGAAAATTAAAGCGAAAGTATCGGCTAATTTGATGAAAAATGGTATGGGGGTTACTGTGCCAGGAACTTGTACTACTGGACTTTTCATTGCGGCGGCTGTAGGTGCCATTGGTGGTGATCCGGAAGGAAAGCTGGAGGTACTAAAACATCTGACAGCAGCCCAGGTTGAAGAGAGTAAGCTGATGATTGCTCAGGGACGGGTTCAGATTACGATCGCGGATGTCCCTCAGATTTTGTATTCGGAAGCAAAGGTTATACACGGAGAAGAATGGGTGACGGTTTCTATTGCCGACAGCCACACACAAGTGATACGAATTGAAGAATGTGGCAAAGTAGTATTTCAAATAGAACCTGAGGTTTGTAACGCTGATGATAAGGAAGATGAATATTCGATAGCTGGAGTAAAGGCACGGGATGTATTCGATTTTGCTACTCAAGCACCGTTAGAGATGATTGATTTTATCCGCGAAGCGGCTATCCTAAATAGTTCATTATCCCAGGAAGGGATGAACGGGAATTATGGGCTGCGCATTGGCGCCACGATGGAGCATCATAGAAATCAGGGACTCTTATCCGATGGCCTTTTGACCCAGATACTGATGCGTACAACGGCAGCTTCTGATGCACGAATGGGTGGGGCAGCATTGCCTGCCATGACTAATTCTGGCTCCGGCAATCAGGGTATATCGGCAACGATGCCTGTTGTAGTGGTAGCCGAGCATGTAAAGGCAAATGAAGAAACTCTTACAAGAGCATTAATGCTATCTCATATGATGGCAATCTACATCCATGATAAACTTCCCAAGTTATCAGCATTATGTGCTGTTACCACCGCTTCAATGGGATCAGCAGCAGGAATGGCCTGGCTGCTGAAAGGAGATTTTAAGACGGTTAGCATGGCTATTTCCAACATGATTGGTGATGTGGCAGGACTTATTTGTGATGGAGCATCCAATAGCTGTGCCATGAAGGTGTCTACGTCGGTGATGTCTGGGTATAAAGCTGTGTTAATGGCTCTTGAAGGAATTCGTGTTACAGAAAATGAAGGGATTGTCGCGGAAGATGTGGATCAATCCATTGCCAACTTGGGACAATTAGCCTGCCAGGGAATGGTTCAGACCGACGGACAAATTTTGCAAATCATGCTGAATAAACAATAA
- a CDS encoding LysR family transcriptional regulator, whose product MTISKYEIFHGVVELGSLTKAAESLNLTQSGVSHAIASLEAELGFLLLTRDRAGVTLTSNGEMILKYVRETLQCNERLRQKVAEIKGLEIGTVRIGTFTSVSSQWLPGIIKEFHKQHPAIEIKLNEGYYDDIHRWILNGAVDFGFVSLPVIQSFEFIPLKKDKMLCILPTEHPLGQQNEISFEQIKKEAFIMPKWGNTGDVRRILLENNLKTRIKYEVIEDQAIIAMVQNGLGISILPEMVLYRNLHDVHIANLEKPAYRTIGIALNSIKNASPAARKFLTCIKSWLGRQGLLDF is encoded by the coding sequence ATGACGATTTCTAAATATGAGATTTTTCATGGAGTGGTTGAATTAGGGAGTTTGACAAAAGCGGCAGAAAGTTTGAATCTGACACAATCGGGTGTTAGTCATGCCATTGCCAGTCTGGAAGCAGAATTGGGATTTTTACTGCTTACCCGTGACAGGGCAGGTGTAACCTTAACGAGTAATGGTGAAATGATATTGAAATACGTTCGGGAAACCTTGCAGTGCAATGAGCGCTTAAGACAGAAAGTAGCTGAAATTAAGGGACTGGAAATTGGAACCGTACGAATTGGCACCTTTACCAGCGTGTCTTCCCAATGGCTTCCTGGTATTATAAAAGAATTTCATAAGCAGCATCCGGCCATTGAAATTAAATTAAATGAAGGGTATTATGATGATATTCATCGGTGGATATTGAATGGCGCTGTTGATTTTGGATTTGTGTCTTTACCCGTAATTCAGTCATTTGAATTTATACCATTAAAAAAGGATAAAATGCTCTGTATTCTGCCAACGGAGCATCCTTTAGGGCAGCAAAATGAAATTTCTTTTGAACAAATAAAAAAAGAGGCATTTATCATGCCTAAATGGGGTAATACTGGAGACGTACGGCGTATTTTACTTGAAAATAATCTGAAAACGAGAATCAAATATGAAGTGATAGAAGATCAGGCTATTATTGCAATGGTGCAAAATGGTCTAGGTATAAGCATTCTTCCTGAGATGGTGCTATATCGCAATTTGCATGATGTACATATTGCAAATCTCGAAAAACCTGCATATCGAACCATTGGTATTGCTCTTAACTCTATTAAGAATGCTTCCCCTGCTGCAAGAAAATTTTTAACTTGTATCAAATCCTGGTTAGGTCGGCAAGGGCTGTTAGATTTTTAA
- a CDS encoding DMT family transporter, producing the protein MKTRCTANTMLLIVTIFWGFSYLFMKMGLNSLQEYNLIALRFGIAFFLAAAIFPMRLLKANIKTIRYAFVLGSILFLVFTCITFGIKFTSTSNAAFLVSLTVIFVPILTALIVKKVPETNVIVGVIFALLGVGLLTLNSRLMINFGDLLCVAGALFYATHIIVTERLTKTVDSITLGVMQLGFAGALGFIFSLLFEAPIFPITAGEWLPILVLSILCSAIGFIVQTVAQQHTTSTNTGLIFSLEPVFAAIFGFLFLDEILSVQGWIGALFVLFGVIHSQVNWGAIFTQDLHYTRLIHYLHQINKTTFSTNKTK; encoded by the coding sequence ATGAAAACAAGGTGCACGGCAAATACAATGCTGCTGATAGTGACAATCTTCTGGGGCTTTTCCTATTTGTTTATGAAAATGGGCTTGAATTCGTTGCAGGAATATAATCTAATTGCATTACGCTTTGGTATCGCATTTTTCTTAGCAGCTGCTATCTTTCCAATGCGCTTACTAAAAGCAAATATAAAAACAATTCGTTATGCTTTTGTCTTAGGTTCGATTTTATTTTTAGTTTTTACTTGTATAACTTTCGGGATAAAATTTACTTCAACCTCCAATGCAGCGTTTCTCGTAAGTCTCACAGTTATTTTCGTTCCAATATTGACCGCCCTTATTGTTAAAAAGGTTCCTGAGACCAACGTCATCGTTGGAGTGATCTTTGCACTGCTAGGAGTAGGTCTGTTAACACTAAATAGTCGTCTCATGATTAACTTCGGTGATTTATTATGCGTTGCTGGTGCACTCTTTTATGCAACGCATATCATTGTTACCGAAAGGCTGACAAAAACGGTAGATTCGATTACGCTTGGGGTCATGCAGCTCGGATTTGCAGGAGCCTTAGGATTTATTTTCTCCTTACTTTTTGAAGCCCCCATATTCCCCATTACTGCTGGTGAGTGGCTGCCGATCTTAGTCTTGAGCATATTGTGCAGTGCCATAGGCTTTATCGTACAAACAGTTGCGCAGCAGCATACCACTTCTACGAATACAGGTCTCATTTTTTCCTTAGAGCCTGTCTTTGCAGCAATATTTGGCTTTCTGTTTTTAGACGAAATTCTTTCTGTTCAAGGTTGGATCGGTGCATTATTTGTATTATTCGGCGTAATCCACTCACAAGTGAATTGGGGAGCTATTTTCACACAAGACTTGCATTACACTCGTCTGATTCACTATCTGCACCAGATCAATAAAACCACATTTTCTACTAACAAAACGAAATAA